One stretch of Pelmatolapia mariae isolate MD_Pm_ZW linkage group LG3_W, Pm_UMD_F_2, whole genome shotgun sequence DNA includes these proteins:
- the LOC134623943 gene encoding P2Y purinoceptor 14-like → MDGPNNLTKTCDPVVPSVNPFFMLVYSLVFVVGLLLNGFIMKFYCCRVRRQSSSSLMVYMKNLTAADFLLCLSLPLRITHYASSSLIIQQLYCTVGAYAVFLNMYASILFMGYVAANRYLKIVHPSKTHILQRVRTAHIISVVTWVCLIIPAVTSNTLFFITQKHLNVTPRRCRPLFSSLVRLVQKIIHIFSVIIFLLVFISLVFFYKGISRRVLQAQQTQLASSGSEKLVKSRRNMLLLVSIFCVCFVPYHLFRLPYISLSGNCSAVKVLYYLKEAATIVSVLNVCLDPVVYFFLCKTFQAQVNRSMASIRVNIQ, encoded by the exons ATGGATGGCCCCAACAATTTGACCAAGACCTGTGATCCGGTTGtcccatcagttaaccctttcTTTATGCTGGTCTACAGTCTAGTGTTTGTG GTGGGTTTACTCCTTAATGGTTTCATCATGAAGTTTTACTGTTGTCGAGTTCGGCGGCAGTCATCCAGCAGCTTGATGGTGTACATGAAGAACCTGACAGCTGCTGACTTCCTGCTCTGCCTCTCTCTGCCACTGCGCATCACCCACTATGCTAGCAGCTCTCTCATCATTCAGCAGCTCTACTGCACAGTTGGAGCTTATGCCGTGTTCCTCAACATGTATGCCAGCATCCTATTCATGGGGTACGTTGCTGCCAACAG GTATCTGAAGATAGTCCATCCTTCAAAAACTCACATTCTGCAGAGAGTACGAACTGCCCACATCATCTCTGTGGTCACTTGGGTTTGTCTCATTATTCCAGCAGTCACCAGCAACACCCTGTTTTTCATCACCCAGAAACACCTGAACGTCACCCCGAGACGCTGTCGTCCCCTATTTAGTTCATTGGTCAGGCTGGTCCAAAAAATCATCCATATCTTCTCTGTTATCATCTTCCTCTTAGTCTTCATATCCCTGGTCTTCTTCTATAAGGGCATCTCCCGCAGGGTGTTGCAGGCACAGCAGACACAGCTGGCCTCCTCTGGCTCTGAGAAGCTGGTGAAGTCTCGCAGGAACATGTTGCTACTTGTCAGcatcttctgtgtttgttttgtgccctATCACCTGTTTCGACTCCCCTATATTTCTCTGTCGGGAAATTGCTCTGCTGTTAAGGTGTTGTACTACCTGAAGGAGGCGGCCACCATAGTGTCGGTTTTAAACGTCTGCCTGGACCCTGTTGTTTACTTTTTTCTCTGTAAGACTTTTCAGGCCCAGGTGAATCGCAGTATGGCCTCCATAAGAGTCAACATTCAATAA
- the LOC134623942 gene encoding P2Y purinoceptor 14-like, translating to MTSALSQTCDVPATSVNSFFILVYSLVFLVGLPLNGFIMKFYFRQHTTSSLMVYMKNLTAADFLLCLSLPLRITFYASKSATFQQLYYSFGASALLLNMYASILFMGYIAVNRYLKIVHPSGAHILQSVRAAHVISVVTWVCLLAPAVIYTILFFVTQKPLNSIPSCCDPFISASVSLFFTIIHTLSIIIFLVVFISLVFLYYSTSLRVLQAQQRQLASSGSDKLVKSRRNMLVLVSIFCVCFVPYHLFRLPSTFLTSIRSVVSVLNYIMEVTTMVAVFNICLDPVVYFFLSKTFRSQVRKVSWRGNIQQVNEQEGAAVHCYSIELSQ from the exons ATGACTTCAGCTTTGAGCCAGACGTGTGATGTTCCTGCTACATCAGTCAACTCTTTCTTTATTCTGGTCTACAGTCTGGTGTTTCTG GTGGGTTTACCCCTCAATGGCTTTATCATGAAATTTTACTTTCGTCAGCACACAACCAGCAGCTTGATGGTCTACATGAAGAACCTGACAGCTGCTGACTTCCTGCTCTGCCTCTCTCTGCCACTGCGAATCACTTTCTATGCCAGCAAATCTGCCACTTTTCAGCAGCTCTACTATAGTTTTGGAGCTTCTGCTCTGCTTCTCAACATGTACGCCAGCATCCTGTTCATGGGGTACATCGCTGTTAACAG GTATCTGAAGATTGTTCATCCATCAGGAGCTCACATTCTGCAGTCAGTGCGAGCTGCCCACGTCATCTCTGTGGTCACCTGGGTTTGTCTCCTGGCTCCAGCAGTTATTTACaccatcttgttttttgttaccCAGAAGCCTCTGAACTCTATCCCCAGCTGCTGTGATCCATTCATTAGTGCATCAGTCAGCCTGTTTTTCACAATCATCCACACTTTGTCCATCATCATCTTCCTCGTGGTCTTCATATCCCTGGTCTTCCTCTACTACAGCACCTCCCTCAGGGTGTTGCAGGCACAGCAGAGGCAGCTGGCCTCCTCTGGCTCTGACAAGCTTGTGAAGTCTCGCAGGAACATGTTAGTGCTGGTCAGcatcttctgtgtgtgttttgtcccCTATCACCTGTTTCGACTTCCCTCAACTTTTTTGACAAGCATTCGCTCTGTTGTTTCAGTCTTGAACTATATAATGGAGGTGACCACGATGGTGGCAGTTTTCAATATCTGCCTGGACCCTGTTGTTTACTTTTTCCTCAGTAAGACTTTTCGGTCCCAGGTGAGGAAGGTGTCCTGGAGAGGCAACATTCAACAAGTGAATGAGCAGGAGGGAGCAGCTGTACATTGCTACAGCATTGAGTTAAGCCAGTAA